A stretch of the Myxococcus guangdongensis genome encodes the following:
- a CDS encoding SpoIIAA family protein: MPFQITVHAQDRILEVVYPPQVTSADLTEYLTEVKKAIVGFAGEWSALVDQSQLRVMPTDVVASMAALNAYAQLHGMKRSARVVSDAPSGLQAWRMTKRAMLTIPTRTFETKPEALEWLRNPEAE, encoded by the coding sequence ATGCCATTCCAGATCACCGTTCACGCGCAGGACCGAATCCTCGAGGTCGTCTATCCCCCGCAGGTCACCTCGGCGGACCTCACCGAGTACCTCACGGAGGTGAAGAAGGCGATTGTCGGCTTCGCGGGGGAGTGGTCCGCGCTGGTGGACCAGTCCCAGCTGCGGGTGATGCCCACCGACGTGGTGGCCTCCATGGCGGCGCTCAACGCGTACGCGCAGCTGCACGGGATGAAGCGCTCGGCGCGGGTCGTCAGTGACGCCCCCTCCGGCCTCCAGGCGTGGCGGATGACGAAGCGGGCCATGCTCACCATCCCCACCCGCACGTTCGAGACGAAGCCGGAAGCCCTGGAGTGGCTGCGCAACCCCGAGGCGGAATGA
- a CDS encoding serine/threonine-protein kinase, with protein MMRTDRQASPSIPTAWGADPLVGQVLQGRYQLVAPLEGPGTQRVYRALQLPLERTVAVRVLAAPFEDLEAPRRFFQEARAAARLAHPHTVTVLDAGRLEDGTLFVATEWLEGRTLQDVLASGPLPWPRAVAWARALGRSLRQAHQRGVVHGDVSPGNVVLVEEAGAHVKLRGFGRTRPVMSESARLSVRELTEGDAGLGSPAYMAPERARHVADARGDIYSLGVVLFHMLMGRVPFESEDLLELVFAHHKEPPPRFSELRPELAVPEAVEAVVRRCLEKRPEQRFASMEALLEALGDVASRQVVPEEDAPVRAASDAHRTRGPSWWGRWRAS; from the coding sequence ATGATGCGCACCGACCGACAGGCAAGCCCGAGCATCCCCACGGCCTGGGGCGCGGACCCGCTCGTCGGGCAGGTGTTGCAGGGCCGTTACCAACTGGTGGCGCCGCTGGAGGGGCCGGGCACGCAGCGGGTGTACCGGGCCCTCCAGCTCCCGCTGGAGCGGACCGTGGCCGTGCGCGTGCTGGCCGCGCCCTTCGAGGACCTGGAGGCGCCGCGCCGCTTCTTCCAGGAGGCCCGTGCCGCGGCCAGGCTCGCCCATCCCCACACCGTCACCGTGCTGGACGCGGGGCGGCTGGAGGATGGGACGCTGTTCGTGGCCACGGAGTGGCTGGAGGGGCGCACGCTGCAGGACGTGCTCGCCTCGGGGCCGCTGCCGTGGCCGCGGGCGGTGGCGTGGGCCCGGGCGCTGGGGCGCTCCCTGCGTCAGGCGCACCAGCGAGGCGTGGTGCACGGAGACGTGTCCCCGGGCAACGTCGTGCTGGTGGAGGAGGCGGGGGCGCACGTGAAGCTGCGCGGCTTCGGGCGCACGCGCCCCGTGATGTCGGAGTCGGCGCGGCTGTCGGTGCGGGAGCTGACCGAAGGGGACGCGGGGCTCGGCTCGCCCGCGTACATGGCGCCGGAGCGGGCGCGCCACGTGGCCGACGCGCGCGGGGACATCTACTCGCTGGGCGTGGTGCTCTTCCACATGCTGATGGGGCGGGTGCCGTTCGAGTCGGAGGACCTGCTCGAGCTGGTCTTCGCCCATCACAAGGAGCCGCCTCCGCGCTTCTCGGAGCTGCGGCCGGAGCTGGCCGTGCCGGAAGCGGTGGAGGCGGTGGTGCGGCGGTGTCTGGAGAAGCGCCCCGAGCAGCGCTTCGCGTCCATGGAGGCCCTGTTGGAGGCGCTCGGGGACGTGGCGTCACGTCAGGTGGTGCCCGAGGAGGATGCGCCGGTGCGCGCGGCTTCGGACGCGCACCGGACGCGAGGGCCTAGTTGGTGGGGCCGCTGGCGGGCTTCTTGA